A genome region from Methylobacterium sp. FF17 includes the following:
- a CDS encoding ABC transporter permease subunit, producing MTAGPPSPRAASSRGLAPYGIALTWLCVAAFGLLGLPLLTVAENRLALGRPVPGLDLLGGAGALGIAAGVLGVVWLVQRSGPRPARFAVAAFVLALLLFAETLGHGAARSLAGLAPAARASLGGGSWLTLALLAGALGSAIRRSRVPGLGLATGLCVILAFTVMARAGRFDALSLVVEYDARRETVNAALREHLVLSAAALVLAVAVAGLLTLWRRGQGLVAALLGGIQVVPAVALLGGLVAVTAGLLRALPSLRDLGLSALGATPAVVAVAAYLLLPLWRGLALALRAPDAATLEAAGALGLTRVQTLIGVRLPLGAPILVGALRVAAVQSIGLATLGALVGAGGLGRIVFDGMAQFAPDLILLGAIPVVALSLGAEAGLSRLETAVRGRWHA from the coding sequence GTGACGGCCGGGCCACCATCCCCTCGGGCGGCGAGCAGTCGCGGCCTCGCACCGTATGGAATCGCCCTGACTTGGCTCTGCGTCGCTGCGTTCGGCCTTCTGGGGCTGCCGCTGCTCACCGTCGCAGAGAACCGCCTCGCCCTCGGGCGCCCGGTCCCGGGTCTCGATCTGCTCGGCGGCGCCGGGGCCCTCGGCATCGCGGCGGGGGTTCTCGGCGTCGTCTGGCTGGTTCAAAGGTCAGGGCCCCGGCCGGCGCGCTTCGCGGTGGCTGCCTTCGTCCTCGCCTTGCTGCTCTTCGCCGAGACCCTCGGCCACGGCGCGGCCCGGAGCCTCGCCGGGCTCGCCCCGGCGGCGCGGGCAAGCCTCGGCGGCGGAAGCTGGCTCACCCTGGCCCTCCTCGCCGGAGCGCTCGGATCCGCGATCCGGCGCAGCCGCGTCCCGGGACTCGGGCTCGCGACCGGCCTCTGCGTCATCCTCGCGTTCACCGTCATGGCTCGGGCCGGGCGGTTCGATGCCCTCTCCCTCGTGGTCGAGTACGACGCACGGCGCGAGACCGTGAACGCGGCGCTGCGCGAGCACCTCGTCCTGTCCGCTGCGGCCCTCGTGCTCGCCGTGGCGGTTGCGGGGCTCCTCACGCTCTGGCGGCGCGGTCAGGGCCTCGTCGCGGCGCTGCTCGGCGGCATCCAGGTGGTGCCCGCGGTGGCGCTGCTCGGCGGGCTGGTCGCGGTGACGGCAGGTCTCTTGAGGGCGCTGCCCAGCCTGCGCGATCTCGGCCTGTCCGCCCTGGGCGCGACCCCGGCGGTGGTCGCCGTCGCCGCCTACTTGCTCCTGCCGCTCTGGCGCGGGCTCGCCCTGGCCCTGCGCGCACCCGACGCCGCGACCCTCGAGGCCGCCGGGGCCCTCGGCCTCACCCGCGTGCAGACGCTGATCGGCGTGCGCCTGCCCCTCGGGGCCCCGATCCTCGTCGGGGCGCTCCGCGTCGCCGCCGTGCAGAGTATCGGGCTCGCCACCCTCGGTGCCCTGGTGGGAGCCGGCGGCCTCGGCCGCATCGTCTTCGACGGCATGGCGCAGTTCGCCCCCGACCTGATCCTCCTCGGAGCGATCCCCGTCGTGGCGCTCTCGCTGGGCGCGGAAGCGGGTCTGAGTCGGCTCGAAACTGCCGTCCGCGGGCGGTGGCACGCATGA